The DNA region CTGCAAATATAGATAATTACAAATTAAAATTTTTTGATAATCAAGGAAATGAAATAACTTTTAATAAGAAAGGAAATTTATATTATTTTACCGATTTAAAAAATGGAAAAAATATGGTGACAATAAAATTATTTGTAGATAATAAGGAAATTTATAAAAAATATATAATTTTATATTTTGATAATATTCCTCCAGATATTGTTTTTTTTAATTATTATATTAAAAGTGGAAATTTAAATATAACAGCATCTTCACCAGCTACAGATTTAAAAGAATTTATATTGGAAGGGAACAATAAAAAATATACATTTAATATAAGTTTAAAAATACCATTAGAAAAAAATAGTGGAGTACTTAAATATAAGTTATATGCAGTAGACAAATATAATAATAAGTCAAAAGATAAAATAATTAAAATAAATACAGATATTGATGAAAAACCAAAAATTTTAAATAACAATCTAAAAATATCATTATTTGGAAAAACAAATATAAAGGTTTCAGATGATTGGACACCAGACGAAGATTTGAAAATAATTCTAAAAACAGAAAAAAACATATATTCGTTAATTAATATAGATGAGGTTTTATTGGATAATTCAAAAGAGGCAACATTAATAGTTATTGATAATGGTGGAAATTATAGTAAAAAAAGGATGAATGTTGAATTAGAAAAAAACATTCTACCTATTGCAACAGGTAATCCAAAGTTAATAGATTTTTCTGTTGATACATTTGGTTGGAATTATGAAACGAATGTTGATTCATATATTGTTGAAGTTCCATATAAGTACGGATGGAAACAGGCATTAGATACAAAAGCAGCATATGCCAGATTAACCAATGCTAATATAGCAATGATAAGAAAAAAAAGTAAATACGGAACATTGAGTTTTCCATCTCAACCAACGATAAGATTTTCTGGAACTTTTGTTCATCTCGTAAGAAATATCCTTGATTCTTCTGAAGAGAATTTATATTTACCACAAATAAATTCCGAGTTTTTAATAGGAGGAGAAACTACACTTGGAGAAAAAAGTGTGGTTATGGTTGAATCTGGAAGTGTCCTGAAATTTGTGTCAAATTCAAAATTAATAATAAAAGGTTTATTTTTTATTATGCCAGGAGCTGGAAAATCTCTTATTAGCGGAAATGGAGAAATTATTGTTGATGGAGGAATTTTTATAGCTTCAAAAACAATTTTTGATAATGTTAAAATAATAGGAAATAAAGCTAAATTAATCTATTTAGAAGATTCCGAATTTTTAGATGGTACAGATTTGTTATCTGTAAATGATTTCAGAATTTGTTTATATAACACATTGGGATATAAAAGTAATTTGAAATTTCACAATACAGAAGAAGTGTATATAAAAGACAGCACATTTAACATATTAACATTTGAAAATGTTAATATGTTTCAATCTGATTTATCTTATTTTAATACCTTAAATATAAATGAATTAACAAAAATTCTTTTAAATAAAACAAATATCTCTAATCTAAGACAGAGCAGATTCTCATGGTCAAAGGTCATGAATTCAAACATTGAAAAAATGGAAATTTCGGATTATTCAAGGAGTATATTATTCCAAACAAATATAGCTACACTTACTACAAATACAGGTGTGGTGATTAAATGAAAATAGAGATTGAAACCCTTTTTAAAGAATTAAGTCTTAAATCTCCAAATAAATTTCATTCACCAACACATGGAACAACATTTCTTTTAGAAATAGCAAAATTGTTGAAAACAGAAAAAGTGATATTAGAATTTGGATCAGGAATAGGGAGTATTTCGATTGCATTGGCTAAAATCTATAATAATATAAAAGTAACAGGTTTTGAGATTCAAAAAGAACCATATATTTATTCTGTGGATAATTTAAAGAAAAATTTTTTGGAAAGTAGAGTAAATTTCATAAATGACGATATATACAATATTACAAAATATGTAAAAAGAGAGTCTGTGGATTGTATTATTACAAATCCACCCCATTACTCAGAAAAATCATTAAAAAGCCCATATAATGATAGAAAAACAGCAAGAACTTTTAATGAAAAAAATCTTGAAAAGTTTTTTTATGCAGCATATTATGCTTTGAAAAATAAAAAAAGAATGATTTTTGTATATCATCCCACATATTTTGTAACCTTTTTAAATATGGCTCAAAAATACAGATTTTCATTACAGGAAATATATATTGCATATGGAAATAAAAATAAAACTGCGCAATTAATAGGTGGGGTATTAAGAAAAAATGGGGGAGAAAATTTAAAAATAAATCCACCAGTATTTTTAAAAAATAGCAATGAATAAAGGAGGAAACTATGTTAATAACTTTTGAAGGTATAGAAAGTTCTGGAAAATCTACTTTATCTAAAAAGTTAGCAGAATATTTTAAATTGAAAAAATATAATGTTATATGGAATAGAGAACCAGGTGGAACTGAGCTTGGCGAAAAGATCAGAGAGTTGTTATTGGGAGATTATAATATATGTCATATAAGTGAGGCATTGTTATTTGCAGCAAGTAGAGCACAATTGGTAGAGGAATTAATAAAACCAAATATGGAAAAAATTATTATTTTAGATAGATTCGTGGACTCATCTATAGTATATCAGGGATATGCCCGAGAATTAGGTTGGAAAGAAGTTTTCGAAATAAATAAACATGCATTAGATGGTATTATCCCGGATTTAACAATTGTTGTTGATATATCTGTTGAGACATCTTTTAAAAGAATGAAAAATAAGAAAAAAGATAGAATCGAAAAGGAAAATAAAGCTTTTTTTGAAAAGGTTAGAAATGGATTTTTAAGGTTAAAAAATTGGTTTCCCGAAAGAGATATTGAAATAATTAATGGCGAATTGGATTTGAATAAAGAATTTGATATATTATTGAAAATAATAAAAAAATACATATAAACAAAGAAACAACCCGCAATATTCGGGTTGTTTCTTTTTATAAAAAGCTTTTTAAAAATCAATTTCTACTGGTATTAATGTTGCATATTCTGAGTCAGTATAACTGGATAATATACTATATTGCTCATATCCTTCTGGAACAATTATATCAAGAACATAAGGTCCAAAATCTCCTGCATTTTCTGGATATCCTCCAATTGTCCATTGAGTATTTTCTGGAGTTACAGCTCTATAATGATCTGCTCCATAACCATCCTGAGAACCAACCATAAAATATGCATAAATTCTATTATCTTTTATTTCAAGGAATTTTTTCATTACAATTACAGTTATAATTTTTTCTCCAGTATCAGCTTCCACCTGAACACCTTCTGGAATTTCCTGACCATCAACTGTAGCAAGCAATTGACCATATGATGGCCATCCAGCAACCTTTATAAAATAATCCCATGGATGTTTTTTATCAAATTGGACTCTTGCGCCATCTTTATATGTTTTTGTTAATCCTCCATTTTTCGTATCAAGGTATATATTAATTAGTTGATGTGAAAAACCTTTTGGAGCTCCCCATGGATTTGTCATTTCTCCAAATTTAAATTTGAATACAATTGAATCATCGTTATCGAATACTTTAACCCATTCAATATCCCATAAACCTTTATAAGGTTCAAATGCACCATCTTTTGGATAAGTATAACCACCAGGTCCATCTTCGTCTCCAATAGGGTCTTCAAAGGTTTTTATGAGTTTTCCACCAATTTCTTTTGGTATCATTATGTGAACAGGTCCTGAATTTGGAGCAAAATCAACGTCTTTAGAGTTATTTTTTTCTGTATGAGCCATAACAACTGCAAGATTGATTTCATCGCCGCTTTTTATTCCAATTAAATCAAATGGTATTTTAAATTCTACTATATTTCCATTAACTGCTATTAAATCAGGAACCCTTCCACCTATCATCCAACGCTCTGTTCCGCTTGCATTATAATAATATAAATCGTGAGATTTTGGATATTTTTGCAAATTAAAACTAAATCTTTTTGCGAGTGCAAAACCCAGATCAGTTATCTTTTCTCCAGATTTTGAATAGGCAGTTTTAGTATTTAATTTTTTTGCATTTGGAGCATCGGTATAAATTTCTAATTTATAAGGTTTTCCAGCTAACTCATCAGAAGATTTTTTTAATTCAATAGCTACATATATGTTTGCATTATCCCTTCCTACATAAAAGCCTGAAATCAAATCTCCTTCTTTGTACATTACGCCAGAATCATCATCAGAATAATACGCACTTTTCATCATTTCTTTTTCATCAATAATTCCATCTAAAGTAATTTCTACTTTTCCAATATTTCCTTTTGAAGCAGTAGATGGTTTCTTATTTGCTATGAATAAATATCCAGGAATTTTATCTTCAGGAACTTTAGATATTCTATATAATTGAACTAATAATTTTTTAAAGTGCATGTCAAACAAAACTTCATTATTTCCAGCATCCTGGTCACTCCCATACCACCAGAACCAATCACTACCTTCTGCTGAATATAATATGTCAAGAGCTTTTTTTAATTCTTCTTCTGTTAATTTATTCTTATTTCCCATTAAAACTTTTCTGGCTTGAGCTAATCTTTCCCAAGCTTCATTTTCTTCTTTTTCCCCATACCATGTATCCAGACTTCCGCCAACCCATGAACCTTTTGGTAATTGAGTTAATTTATCTTTAATATCATAACTTTCTATATATTCACCTGGAGTTACCAATTCTATATACGGATCATTTGATAAAGCTTGATAAAATAATTTTCTAAAATCATTTCCATTATTAGGATAATGTTCCCAGGCATTTTCTCCATCAAGAGCAATTGTAACAACCATATCTCCCACATCATTCATCTTTTGAATTTTATGCAAGGCACTCAAAAAGTCTTTAATTGCATTTTCTTTTGACATATTTGAATATTTAAATCCAATTCTATCAGATAAGTCGGTATCTCTAAAAAATACTATAACACTTTTCCCATCCACTGTTACTTTATATGGCTTATATAATTGACGTGGATCACCAGTGTTGATTCCAGCTTTTTGCAAAATCTGTTTATCTGTAATTATCCATTTTACAGTATTATCAGCAAACATAGGAACAAGAGGTGTGCTTACAGCCTGCTCTGAAGGCCACATACCCTCTGGTTTTTTGCCAAATATTTTTGTGAAATATTCTAAACCTCTTTTGATTTGTGCTTTTGCATCTTCAGGCCATCCCATATCAACCAATAAAGGGAGTATTGGATGATAATAAGGTGTTGTTGTTAATTCGATTTTTCCTTCATCCCACAATTTTTTATATTTATCCACTATTTCAGACATAATTTCATATTGTTTTGATATTACATATTCTAAATCTTCTTTTGTATAATTTTTATCTTTTTCAGCTAACTCCCTTAACTTAGCATCACTATTTATATATTCAATGTTTATCCAATATAGATTCCATACCACTTTTAAATCCAACCAATCTTGGGAAGTAAATTCTGCATTTTTATCTCTTTTTTCTCTTAATTCTTTATATCTTGGGTGAGAATCAATAAATTGTGGATTTATATCAAAAAAATGCCACTTTACAAATTCTTTTTCTTTATCTGTTAAATTATCTTTTAAAGAAAGTTCCAAATATTTATCTTTAGCTCCATTATTGACGTAATCCATTAATTGCATTAATAACACTGGTGTAATATTGAATGTTACACTTCCAGAAGTCAAATATTTGTCAACCAAATCTGCCATATATGGATAATCATTTATAACATGTGCTCTAACCCATGGCATTTCAGCATTTAAACTTCCTGGAATTTTATATGATGGTTGATGATGATGCCATACAATAGCAACTTTTAATGGTTCTTTATTCTCATCACCTTTTGGAATTGAAGATAAAAAGTTTTCAATTACTTCATCAGAAATGTTTTTTACTTCAGGTGTTTCTGATGAATTTGAAGTTTCTTGTGGTAGAATATCTCTCCATGAAGCAACCTTATCTATTTGCAATTGTTCAGTATCTGTTACTATTAATACTCTATTTGA from Marinitoga sp. 1197 includes:
- a CDS encoding glucodextranase DOMON-like domain-containing protein — protein: MSKKFSKIFFVVVFIVLSIFLISCSAQTEQKVSPGEIKSEINATDVENAEKTSESLIELTFEVTLPENTPKDENIYIVGSFNDWNPGDENYLLKRNGNIGTVVLNVEKDTEIEYKYTRGNWGTVEKDENGEEIENRKVIADETKTIKDVVASWADIPAEIKTKAQPGEEAVVTFEVTLPSNTPNSDPIYIVGNFNNWDPGQLEMERKGNKAVYTLDTEVGKRLEYKYTRGNWDTVEKDENGEEISNRVLIVTDTEQLQIDKVASWRDILPQETSNSSETPEVKNISDEVIENFLSSIPKGDENKEPLKVAIVWHHHQPSYKIPGSLNAEMPWVRAHVINDYPYMADLVDKYLTSGSVTFNITPVLLMQLMDYVNNGAKDKYLELSLKDNLTDKEKEFVKWHFFDINPQFIDSHPRYKELREKRDKNAEFTSQDWLDLKVVWNLYWINIEYINSDAKLRELAEKDKNYTKEDLEYVISKQYEIMSEIVDKYKKLWDEGKIELTTTPYYHPILPLLVDMGWPEDAKAQIKRGLEYFTKIFGKKPEGMWPSEQAVSTPLVPMFADNTVKWIITDKQILQKAGINTGDPRQLYKPYKVTVDGKSVIVFFRDTDLSDRIGFKYSNMSKENAIKDFLSALHKIQKMNDVGDMVVTIALDGENAWEHYPNNGNDFRKLFYQALSNDPYIELVTPGEYIESYDIKDKLTQLPKGSWVGGSLDTWYGEKEENEAWERLAQARKVLMGNKNKLTEEELKKALDILYSAEGSDWFWWYGSDQDAGNNEVLFDMHFKKLLVQLYRISKVPEDKIPGYLFIANKKPSTASKGNIGKVEITLDGIIDEKEMMKSAYYSDDDSGVMYKEGDLISGFYVGRDNANIYVAIELKKSSDELAGKPYKLEIYTDAPNAKKLNTKTAYSKSGEKITDLGFALAKRFSFNLQKYPKSHDLYYYNASGTERWMIGGRVPDLIAVNGNIVEFKIPFDLIGIKSGDEINLAVVMAHTEKNNSKDVDFAPNSGPVHIMIPKEIGGKLIKTFEDPIGDEDGPGGYTYPKDGAFEPYKGLWDIEWVKVFDNDDSIVFKFKFGEMTNPWGAPKGFSHQLINIYLDTKNGGLTKTYKDGARVQFDKKHPWDYFIKVAGWPSYGQLLATVDGQEIPEGVQVEADTGEKIITVIVMKKFLEIKDNRIYAYFMVGSQDGYGADHYRAVTPENTQWTIGGYPENAGDFGPYVLDIIVPEGYEQYSILSSYTDSEYATLIPVEIDF
- the tmk gene encoding dTMP kinase — translated: MLITFEGIESSGKSTLSKKLAEYFKLKKYNVIWNREPGGTELGEKIRELLLGDYNICHISEALLFAASRAQLVEELIKPNMEKIIILDRFVDSSIVYQGYARELGWKEVFEINKHALDGIIPDLTIVVDISVETSFKRMKNKKKDRIEKENKAFFEKVRNGFLRLKNWFPERDIEIINGELDLNKEFDILLKIIKKYI
- a CDS encoding tRNA1(Val) (adenine(37)-N6)-methyltransferase, which gives rise to MKIEIETLFKELSLKSPNKFHSPTHGTTFLLEIAKLLKTEKVILEFGSGIGSISIALAKIYNNIKVTGFEIQKEPYIYSVDNLKKNFLESRVNFINDDIYNITKYVKRESVDCIITNPPHYSEKSLKSPYNDRKTARTFNEKNLEKFFYAAYYALKNKKRMIFVYHPTYFVTFLNMAQKYRFSLQEIYIAYGNKNKTAQLIGGVLRKNGGENLKINPPVFLKNSNE